The proteins below come from a single Deltaproteobacteria bacterium genomic window:
- the trxA gene encoding thioredoxin, with amino-acid sequence MAGNILELNSANFQSTVEGGTPVLVDFWAPWCGPCRVIAPILEEVAKEFDGKTRVGKVNVDDSPEIASRFGVRGIPTLILFKDGQIKGQMVGVNPKSNIVSLVQKNL; translated from the coding sequence ATGGCCGGGAACATCCTCGAACTGAACAGCGCGAACTTCCAGTCGACGGTGGAGGGCGGAACCCCCGTCCTCGTCGACTTCTGGGCCCCGTGGTGCGGACCGTGCCGCGTCATCGCCCCGATCCTCGAGGAGGTCGCGAAGGAATTCGACGGGAAGACGCGCGTGGGGAAGGTGAACGTCGACGACAGCCCGGAGATCGCCTCGCGGTTCGGCGTGCGGGGGATCCCGACGCTCATCCTCTTCAAGGACGGCCAGATCAAGGGACAGATGGTCGGCGTCAACCCGAAGTCCAACATCGTTTCGCTGGTGCAGAAAAACCTTTGA
- a CDS encoding CoA-binding protein has protein sequence MEQRIEAILSGSKTVAVVGISDKPDRPSHVVAKYLQERGYRVIPVNPLVTEVLGEKAYKSLTEIPERVDLVDVFRKSADVPKVAEEAVRIGARFFWMQEGVESDRAREILDAAGIPCVMDRCVKKELAKRGK, from the coding sequence ATGGAACAGCGGATCGAGGCGATTCTCTCCGGGTCGAAGACGGTCGCCGTGGTCGGAATCTCCGACAAGCCGGACCGGCCAAGCCACGTCGTGGCGAAGTACCTGCAGGAGCGGGGATACCGCGTGATCCCGGTGAATCCCCTCGTGACGGAGGTTCTCGGGGAGAAGGCGTACAAGTCGCTCACGGAGATCCCCGAGCGGGTCGACCTCGTCGACGTGTTCCGCAAGTCGGCGGACGTGCCGAAGGTCGCGGAGGAAGCCGTGCGGATCGGGGCCCGCTTCTTCTGGATGCAGGAAGGGGTCGAAAGCGATCGCGCCCGCGAGATCCTGGACGCCGCCGGGATCCCGTGCGTGATGGATCGTTGCGTGAAGAAGGAACTGGCAAAGCGGGGAAAATAA
- a CDS encoding D-sedoheptulose 7-phosphate isomerase, with the protein MKESVARSLKEGSELRLKMAETMPEEIVSAATAIAEAFKAGGKLLLFGNGGSAADAQHIAAEFMNRFLIERPPLPAIALTTDTSVLTSIANDYAFDEIFSKQVKALGKKGDVALGITTSGSSGNVLKALRTAKKLGMTTIALTGEGGKAASLSDIALQIPSRSTPRIQEAHIAVGHILCDLTDTILFKNVGKR; encoded by the coding sequence TTGAAGGAATCGGTCGCGCGTTCGTTGAAGGAAGGGTCCGAGCTCCGCCTGAAGATGGCGGAAACGATGCCGGAGGAGATCGTGTCGGCGGCGACGGCGATCGCGGAGGCGTTCAAGGCGGGGGGAAAGCTTCTCCTCTTCGGCAACGGCGGCAGCGCCGCGGACGCGCAGCACATCGCCGCGGAGTTCATGAACCGGTTCCTCATCGAGCGGCCGCCCCTGCCCGCGATCGCCCTCACCACGGACACCTCGGTTCTCACCAGCATCGCCAACGACTACGCGTTCGACGAGATCTTCAGCAAGCAGGTGAAGGCCCTCGGGAAGAAGGGGGACGTGGCCCTCGGGATCACGACCAGCGGGTCCTCCGGGAACGTCCTCAAGGCGCTGCGCACGGCGAAGAAGCTTGGGATGACGACGATCGCCCTTACCGGCGAAGGAGGGAAGGCGGCGTCCCTCTCCGACATCGCCTTGCAGATCCCCTCCCGGAGCACGCCCCGGATCCAGGAGGCACACATCGCGGTCGGGCACATCCTGTGCGACCTGACCGACACGATCCTGTTCAAGAACGTCGGCAAGCGGTGA